From a single Candidatus Methylomirabilota bacterium genomic region:
- a CDS encoding enoyl-CoA hydratase gives MGYETLLVERAGGIATITMNRPEARNALDMTMRREMLAVLDELEADPTSRVVVLTGAGGHFCSGGDVKTMRQRHTAAEGRGRVEMLNRMVLRLVHYPLPTIAMVDGYAVGAGSNLALCCDLIVASDRAKFGELFCKIGLAVDGGGTWLLPRVVGMARAKELVLTGDVIDAAEAARIGLVNRVVPAAELAAATRALAEKIAAGPPLALRLDKQLLNRAATSDLAAALEAEAFAQGLAIASEDHAEGVAAFFDKRPPRFSRR, from the coding sequence GATCACCATGAATCGGCCCGAGGCGCGGAACGCGCTGGACATGACGATGCGGCGCGAGATGCTCGCCGTCCTCGACGAGCTCGAGGCCGACCCGACCTCCCGGGTGGTCGTCCTGACGGGCGCGGGCGGCCACTTCTGCTCGGGCGGCGACGTGAAGACCATGCGCCAGCGGCACACGGCCGCCGAGGGGCGCGGGCGCGTCGAGATGCTGAACCGGATGGTGCTCCGCCTCGTGCACTATCCGCTGCCGACCATCGCGATGGTGGACGGCTACGCCGTCGGCGCGGGCTCCAACCTGGCGCTCTGCTGCGACCTGATCGTGGCCTCCGACCGCGCGAAGTTCGGCGAGCTCTTCTGCAAGATCGGGCTCGCCGTGGACGGCGGCGGCACGTGGCTCCTGCCGCGCGTGGTCGGCATGGCGCGCGCCAAGGAGCTCGTCCTCACCGGCGACGTCATCGACGCCGCCGAGGCGGCGCGGATCGGCCTCGTGAACCGCGTCGTGCCGGCGGCGGAGCTGGCGGCGGCGACGCGCGCGCTGGCCGAGAAGATCGCCGCGGGCCCGCCGCTCGCGCTGCGCCTCGACAAGCAGCTGCTGAACCGCGCGGCCACGAGCGACCTCGCCGCGGCGCTCGAGGCGGAGGCGTTCGCCCAGGGGCTGGCGATCGCCTCCGAGGACCACGCGGAAGGGGTCGCCGCGTTCTTCGACAAGCGCCCGCCGCGATTCAGCAGGCGCTGA